The Erinaceus europaeus chromosome 17, mEriEur2.1, whole genome shotgun sequence nucleotide sequence tggtaggttcATTttgagtatattccaaggggcccatgacattacttgtttttgcctgaggctgacaTCAGGTacgcaggtgggcccaagttattgtccagggagatggtatcatagttggaaaaacaactggaaagctggatcagaaacaactggtggtgttactttataagatacagctataagtaaatagtCTAATAGGACATAAACTACAGcgaagtcttgtatgatacagcaaatcctaacaatgaggtTTTCAAAATTAAcgcaattgccaaatgatttggttatagcaataactgtctattgccttcttaaaccctaggaaTCTCTCTTTtcaaccccctctctcttcctttctctcaactTACTTCTCCTTGTCCCAatggaataagtaagtaaaataaaaagaaataactatcCAAATTTTGGCTTTATCTTTTATAGTATTACTTGATTAGACAAAAGAAAGATTTAAATTCACACAGTATAATCAATAATTTATTATTagggaattggcgtattgcaccaaagtaaaaggctctggggtgggtgggtgggtgggtgggagaatacaggtacaaaaaggatggcagaggacctagtgggggttgtactgttatatggaaaacggggaaatgttatgcatgtgcaaactattatatttactgtcgaatgtaaaacattgattccccaataaagaaattttaaaaaatttttaaataacttattaTTAGAACTTCCAAGGTTTCCAGGGTGTGAATCTAGTGTAGGAGTGGATATGGAACTTATTTCAAAAGAGCAAAGGTAGAGAAGtcaaaaggaaaagattctgTATCTGAATGAATTCAAATATTTAACAGCATTGCTACTACATTTCTATAAATATACTAGTGGTTTAGAGGTACAGAGACTTTTTTCTTCTCCAGAACAATGGACTATCTTTAATAAACTATATCAAACATTGTTGGCAAGTTATTGATGGAACATTATATTTCTTCATGATCTTCAAGAAAGAACAGCATGCTAATTTTTGATCTGCTATTGAAGTTAGAAAATTAAACTTCTGCTGAGAAATGGTCTGATTAGGTTAAATTTATAAGCACCTGCATTTTAGTTACAGGACTCAGATATAAAAAGACTGGACAGAGTCTAAAAGGAGGGACTAGAAATCACTTATTTAAGGAAAGAAGGCAGTTGTAGCTTAGCTTACAACTTAGTTATTGAGAAGTTATACAGTGCAAAAGGTGTGTTAGGAAGAATTGTAGAAGGCGAGGATAGTTATATGACAAAATATGTAGTAGAAAGGGAAGACTAAACTGTTAAATAGAGTAGAGTAAGATGATACTGTttggctaggggtatggatcagtctgtcaatgcccatgtccagcagagatgcaattacaggagccagaccttccaccttctgcaccccataatgactctgggtctatactcccagaggggtaaataacaGGTAGTTTAGGGGAGGATATAGGAtacggagatctagtggtgggaattgtgtgtgaagttctacccctcttatcctatggttttgttatgtctcctttttaaaataaatttaaaaaatttttaaaaaaagaatagagaagcttccaatggaggggatgggatacagaactctggtagtgggaattgtatgatatcccacaatcttgtcaataattattaaatcatcattaacaaataaaaagaattttaaaataagaaaacacaaaacagaacttggactacgttttctgtattgcaccaaagtaaaggactttagggtggaggagggagaaggttcagatcctagaacatgatggcagaggacctagaggggactgaattgttatgtggaaaactgagatatgttataCATGTTATAAaatatactatattttattttttgttactgcattttattgtcgactgtaagccattaatcctcttaattaaaaatatatattttttaaaaagatgatactgtttattttttaaacaccACAGCAAGACAAGATGGTTTCTGGGATTTGATTTCACACCTCCTCAAAATAAGCGTTAACACAGAATGCCTCCAAACACCAGAATGCCGTCCGTCTCCCTCACCAGGAGACACTGACCTCCCTTCTCACTGTCAGCCCATTCACCACACTGCCTATAATAACTCAGATCTGCAACGACGATGAAAAGTTTGCTTGTGCTTCAcctctctctttgcttttctACTACACACTGCATATTCATGAGATCACATGGGATTCATCTTTTGTCTTTCTGGCTCATTCTGTTTAGCAAGATTTGTCTCCACTGATGTTGTAGCTAGAGGTGAGACTTAATCATTTTGCTGATTTCATTGTCTTACAACTGGATAGTTTTCAGCAGTGTAAatacaccaaagctttcttagtcTGTCATTTATAATTGTATACTTGGATTGTTTCCAAATCTTTTCTATTACTTATAGTGCAGCACAAACATAGATGTATATTTTAGGCTTACTATTCCAAACACCACTTTTTCATTTCAAACTCTTTCATGACCTCTGAATAATTCTCTTGTCCAGAAAGCAACTGCTGATAAAGACCGTAAAATGCTGCCCTACCTGCAGACATTATGTCTGAGCTCAACAGCTCCAGTCTGACACCCAAGTTCTTGCTCTTGAATGGGATTCCTGGGCTGGAGGCTGCACACATCTGGATCTCCCTGCCATTCTGCTTCATGTACGTCACAGCTGTCGTGGGCAACTGCGGCCTCATCTACCTCATCAGCCATGAGGAGGCCCTGCACAGGCCCATGTACTACTTCCTGGCCCTACTGTCCTTCACAGACGTCACCCTCTGTACCACCACCGTGCCCAACATGCTGTGCATCTTCTGGTTCAACCTCAAGGAGATTGACTTCAATGCCTGCCTGGCCCAGATGTTTTTTGTCCACATGCTGACAGGGATGGAGTCAGGTGTGCTCATGCTGATGGCGCtggaccgctatgtggccatctgctaCCCTCTGCGCTACTCCACCATCCTCACCAACCCTGTCATTGCCAAGGCCGGCTTAGCCACCTTGCTGAGGAGTGTGGCGCTCATCATGCCCTTCACCTTCCTCACCAAGCGCCTGCCCTACTGCCGGGGCAACTTCATTCCCCACACCTACTGTGACCACATGTCAGTGGCCAAGATGTCCTGTGGTAATTTCAAGGTCAACGCTATCTATGGTCTCTTGACAGCCCTCCTGATTGGGGGCTTTGATATGTTCTGTATTTCTGTGTCTTACACCATGATCTTGCGGGCAGTGGTGAGTCTGTCATCAGCAGATGCTCGTCACAAAGCCTTTAGTACCTGTACAGCCCACATCTGTGCCATTGTCATCACCTATGTCCCAGCCTTATTCACCATTTTCACTCATCGTTTTGGGGGACGAAACATC carries:
- the LOC103122827 gene encoding olfactory receptor 52N2, with the protein product MSELNSSSLTPKFLLLNGIPGLEAAHIWISLPFCFMYVTAVVGNCGLIYLISHEEALHRPMYYFLALLSFTDVTLCTTTVPNMLCIFWFNLKEIDFNACLAQMFFVHMLTGMESGVLMLMALDRYVAICYPLRYSTILTNPVIAKAGLATLLRSVALIMPFTFLTKRLPYCRGNFIPHTYCDHMSVAKMSCGNFKVNAIYGLLTALLIGGFDMFCISVSYTMILRAVVSLSSADARHKAFSTCTAHICAIVITYVPALFTIFTHRFGGRNIPHHVHIIIANLYLMFPPTLNPIVYGVKTKQIREGVIKLFFKEKDGFPMK